From the Arctopsyche grandis isolate Sample6627 chromosome 11, ASM5162203v2, whole genome shotgun sequence genome, one window contains:
- the Mi-2 gene encoding chromodomain-helicase-DNA-binding protein Mi-2 homolog, translating into MASDAEIDGSIAAEEEIEDDGPVDNSGESEDGPPKEDDDYSPEDIRKKKKGKKRRARSDDKKGRKKKKKRKNDSEEESEFGGEEGVEAGDSDYALSAVSSGKRGRNAKSKNNSSRSAPAPPTPASSDAGSGMPTVEEVCSTFGLTDVDVQYSETDLENLTTYKLFQQHVRPLLVKENPKVPMSKLMMLVAAKWRLFSESNPHMGGGSIGGGGGSEENTNNSVLSEYTPKSTRPRNKEANQSKNDENLDELDEEDDDGSDSMKSRGRRAKANNATSSRGRKPSRKPKVPPLKIRFGKRKRASSDEDVDNSGGNTDSEAEFEQMLAEAEDSAKVEAPPATSRSTNNEAASEETPAVAAAAPTEGPDGEPLPRRKAKTKIGNKSKKKKKLKTTSKFPEGPDGEQEHQDYCEVCQQGGEIILCDTCPRAYHLVCLEPELEDTPEGRWSCPHCEAEGNNDQDDDDEHQEFCRVCKDGGELLCCDSCPSAYHTHCLNPPLDEIPDGDWKCPRCGCPSLFGKVAKILTWRWTDTPLPTKSMIPVKNGPQRRREFFVKWVDMSYWHCDWISELQLDVFHPLMFRIYSRKYDMEEPPKLEEPLDECDSRYKRIKQNRAAEQDKEEKALEAKFYRYGVKPEWLIVHRVINHKTGRDGSILYLVKWRDLPYDQATWEAEADDIPGLKVAIEYYMDLRSACSADGNRKGKKGKPGRKGKTKDVEEEERVTRRFTAPPDRPTTELKKKYEEQPPFLNETGMQLHPYQLEGINWLRYSWGQGIDTILADEMGLGKTIQTVTFLYSLYKEGHCKGPFLVSVPLSTIINWEREFELWAPDFYCITYVGDKDSRAVIRENELSFEEGANRGGRPSKIKASSIKFNVLLTSYELISIDSACLGSIEWAVLVVDEAHRLKSNQSKFFRLLAGYNINYKLLLTGTPLQNNLEELFHLLNFLSKDKFNDLSAFQNEFADVSKEEQVKRLHEMLGPHMLRRLKADVLKNMPSKSEFIVRVELSPMQKKYYKYILTRNFEALNPKSGGQQVSLLNVMMDLKKCCNHPYLFPAAAEEAPLSVHGNYETQALIKASGKLVLLSRMLRLLKEQGHRVLIFSQMTKMLDILEDYLEGEGYKYERIDGGITGTIRQEAIDRFNAPGAPQFVFLLSTRAGGLGINLATADTVIIYDSDWNPHNDIQAFSRAHRIGQANKVMIYRFVTRNSVEERVTQVAKRKMMLTHLVVRPGMGGKGANFTKQELDDILRFGTEELFKEDEGKEEEAIHYDDKAVSELLDRSNLGIEQKESWANEYLSSFKVASYATKEGDGEEEVDTEIIKQEAENTDPAYWIKLLRHHYEQQQEDISRTLGKGKRVRKQVNYNDGGVVQTESREDSTWQENASDYNSDFSQGTDDDKEDDDFDEKNDNGDMSRRSKRRLERREERDRPLPPLLARVGGNMEVLGFNARQRKSFLNAIMRYGMPPQDAFNSQWLVRDLRGKTERNFKAYVSLFMRHLCEPGADNSETFADGVPREGLSRQHVLTRIGVMSLIRKKVQEFEHINGYYSMPELIRKPCEPVKPPGSAATSTTGGASGGGESAAPSPAPSSATPTTSAAPSPAPTPTPAPTMVPTSQPPTPSVPAEKEDGKLESKDKESEESKENSEEKSEVQETKEKSPESEEKDVVENSDETPAEQAVDASKEKSEEDANKERRMSVEEEAADKDANKIKLEATPEAEADVVASEDKDGEKSDDKEKATEQKEDIIKVAEKPEEKDAGVVLDKTDKAKDEKKEASDDDDVVIVKDDETDVKKADTKTEEEEALKLEIKKRKFMFNIADGGFTELHTLWLNEERAAAPGREYEIWHRRHDYWLLAGIVTHGYGRWQDIQNDIRFAIINEPFKMDVGKGNFLEIKNKFLARRFKLLEQALVIEEQLRRAAYLNLTQDPNHPAMSLNARFAEVECLAESHQHLSKESLAGNKPANAVLHKVLNQLEELLSDMKSDVSRLPATLARIPPVAQRLQMSERSILSRLAATAGNPASAAQQMSQFPSGFQTGALPGFSAAAAPAATFTNFRPQYSVPGQPASSNSQS; encoded by the exons ATGGCGTCCGACGCCGAGATCGACGGATCCATCGCAG CTGAGGAGGAAATCGAAGATGATGGACCAGTAGATAATTCTGGTGAATCTGAAGACGGTCCTCCGAAG gagGATGACGATTATTCTCCGGAAGATATCCGCAAAAagaaaaagggtaaaaagagAAGAGCTCGCAGCGACGATAAGAAGGGTCgcaagaaaaagaaaaagcgtAAGAATGACAGTGAAGAG GAAAGCGAATTCGGCGGTGAGGAAGGCGTGGAAGCTGGCGATAGTGATTACGCTTTGAGTGCTGTCTCTAGCGGCAAACGTGGGCGAAATGCAAAATCCAAAAACAACAGTAGTAGGTCCGCTCCGGCTCCGCCGACTCCCGCTTCGTCCGATGCTGGATCTG gaATGCCGACAGTGGAGGAAGTCTGTTCTACTTTTGGTCTCACCGATGTCGACGTTCAATACTCTGAAACCGATTTGGAAAATTTAACAACGTACAAACTATTCCAACAACACGTTCGGCCTCTTTTAGTTAAAGAGAATCCCAAA GTTCCCATGTCTAAATTGATGATGTTGGTGGCTGCGAAATGGCGATTGTTTAGCGAGAGCAATCCGCACATGGGTGGTGGTAGTATCGGTGGCGGTGGTGGCTCCGAAGAAAACACCAACAATTCCGTCCTGTCGGAGTATACTCCAAAGTCCACGAGGCCACGAAATAAGGAAGCGAATCAGTCAAAG AATGATGAAAATCTTGACGAGTTAGACGAGGAAGACGATGATGGTAGCGATAGTATGAAAAGTCGTGGAAGACGTGCTAAAGCAAATAACGCCACTTCGTCTAGGGGTCGAAAACCGTCGCGAAAACCCAAAGTACCACCTTTGAAGATTCGGTTCGGGAAGAGGAAGCGCGCTAGTAGT GACGAGGATGTGGACAACAGCGGTGGGAATACCGACTCGGAAGCCGAGTTTGAACAGATGTTGGCCGAGGCCGAAGATTCCGCCAAAGTTGAGGCTCCGCCTGCGACAAGTCGAAGCACTAACAACGAGGCTGCTTCCGAGGAGACGCCGGCCGTTGCTGCTGCTGCTCCCACCGAGGGTCCAGACGGTGAGCCGTTGCCAAGACGCAAAGCTAAAACAAAAATTGGCAATAAGagcaagaaaaagaaaaaactgAAGACCACAAGCAAGTTCCCCGAGGGTCCCGATGGGGAACAGGAACATCAAGATTATTGCGAA GTGTGTCAACAAGGTGGGGAAATCATTTTGTGCGATACTTGTCCCCGTGCCTATCATTTGGTTTGCCTGGAGCCCGAACTGGAAGATACGCCCGAAGGTCGCTGGTCTTGCCCTCACTGTGAGGCCGAAGGCAACAACGAtcaagacgacgacgacgaacaTCAAGAATTTTGCAG GGTTTGCAAAGACGGTGGCGAACTGCTGTGCTGTGACTCCTGTCCGTCGGCTTATCACACTCACTGCTTGAACCCGCCGTTGGATGAAATACCCGACGGCGATTGGAAATGTCCTCGGTGTGGC TGTCCGTCGTTGTTTGGTAAAGTGGCTAAGATTTTGACATGGAGGTGGACCGACACCCCCCTTCCCACCAAGTCTATGATTCCGGTAAAAAACGGACCACAACGACGCAGAGAGTTCTTCGTCAAGTGGGTCGATATGTCGTATTGGCATTGTGATTGGATTTCGGAGCTTcag TTGGACGTATTCCATCCGTTGATGTTCCGTATATACAGTCGTAAGTACGATATGGAAGAGCCGCCCAAGTTGGAGGAGCCGCTGGACGAGTGCGACAGTAGATATAAAAGAATCAAGCAGAATAGGGCTGCCGAACAGGATAAAGAGGAGAAAGCTTTAGAGGCTAAGTTTTATAG ATATGGTGTCAAGCCGGAGTGGTTGATTGTGCATCGTGTCATCAATCATAAGACTGGACGTGATGGTTCGATTTTGTATCTGGTTAAATGGCGCGATCTCCCATATGATCAGGCGACTTGGGAAGCGGAAGCTGACGATATACCTGGATTGAAAGTCGCCATTGAGTATTATATG gaTCTACGGAGCGCGTGTTCCGCAGATGGTAACCGAAAAGGTAAAAAGGGTAAACCGGGACGTAAGGGTAAAACAAAAGACGTGGAAGAAGAAGAAAGGGTGACACGACGCTTTACCGCGCCGCCAGACAGACCTACGACCGAACTCAAAAAGAAGTACGAAGAGCAGCCTCCGTTCTTGAACGAAACTGGCATGCAGCTGCATCCCTACCAGCTGGAGGGCATCAATTGGTTGCGTTACTCGTGGGGTCAGGGAATCGACACCATATTGGCCGACGAGATGGGTCTCGGAAAAACAATTCAAACTGTTACATTCCTTTATTCACTATACAAGGAGGGTCACTGCAAGGGGCCTTTCCTCGTTTCCGTGCCGCTGTCGACCATCATCAATTGGGAGCGCGAGTTCGAACTGTGGGCGCCTGATTTCTATTGCATCACTTATGTGGGGGATAAAGATTCTCGAGCGGTCATCCGGGAGAACGAGTTGAGCTTTGAAGAAGGCGCCAATCGAGGCGGTCGTCCGTCTAAGATCAAAGCGAGCTCTATTAAGTTTAACGTGTTGCTCACTTCATATGAGTTGATTTCTATTGATTCAGCATGCTTGGGATCGATAGAGTGGGCCGTCTTGGTCGTTGACGAAGCTCACAGGTTGAAGAGTAATCAATCTAAATTCTTCCGTCTCCTCGCCGGTTACAATATCAACTATAAGTTACTCCTGACTGGAACGCCGTTGCAAAATAATCTCGAGGAATTGTTCCATCTGCTCAATTTCTTAAGCAAGGATAAATTCAATGATCTATCTGCATTCCAAAACGAATTTGCCGATGTGTCCAAAGAGGAGCAGGTGAAGCGCTTACACGAAATGTTAGGGCCACACATGCTCAGGCGATTGAAAGCCGACGTGCTTAAAAACATGCCTTCCAAGTCCGAGTTCATCGTTCGGGTGGAGTTGTCTCCCATGCAGAAGAAGTACTACAAGTATATCTTGACGCGAAACTTCGAGGCTTTGAATCCGAAGAGCGGAGGACAGCAAGTGTCGCTTTTGAACGTCATGATGGATCTTAAAAAGTGTTGCAATCATCCGTATCTCTTCCCCGCCGCCGCTGAAGAAGCTCCTCTATCCGTGCATGGTAATTATGAAACCCAAGCGTTGATCAAAGCTTCCGGTAAACTGGTGCTGCTCTCGAGAATGCTCCGACTACTCAAGGAACAAGGCCACAGAGTACTTATATTTTCACAGATGACAAAAATGTTAGATATTCTCGAAGACTATTTGGAAGGTGAAGGGTATAAGTATGAGCGTATTGACGGTGGAATTACGGGAACGATTCGACAGGAGGCTATTGATAGGTTCAATGCACCTGGAGCGCCGCAATTCGTATTCTTGCTCTCGACCCGAGCTGGAGGTCTCGGTATTAATTTAGCCACTGCTGACACTGTCATTATTTACGATTCGGATTGGAATCCTCATAATGATATTCAGGCGTTTTCACGTGCTCACAGAATCGGACAGGCCAATAAGGTTATGATCTATCGATTCGTCACACGTAATAGTGTTGAAGAAAGAGTAACGCAGGTTGCTAAGCGAAAGATGATGTTGACTCATTTGGTTGTGCGTCCCGGAATGGGAGGAAAAGGAGCCAATTTCACTAAACAGGAATTGGATGATATTTTGCGTTTCGGTACTGAAGAGCTCTTTAAAGAGGACGAAGGTAAAGAAGAAGAGGCTATCCATTATGATGATAAGGCTGTAAGCGAGTTGCTCGATAGGTCTAATTTAGGTATAGAACAAAAGGAATCGTGGGCTAATGAGTATCTCAGTTCGTTCAAAGTTGCTTCCTACGCTACCAAAGAAGGCGACGGAGAGGAGGAAGTCGACACTGAAATCATCAAACAGGAAGCTGAAAACACTGATCCGGCTTATTGGATTAAATTGCTCCGTCATCATTACGAACAGCAACAGGAAGATATATCGCGAACTTTAGGTAAGGGTAAAAGAGTAAGGAAACAGGTCAATTACAATGATGGTGGTGTCGTTCAAACGGAATCTCGCGAAGATTCGACGTGGCAAGAAAACGCTTCCGATTACAACTCGGACTTTTCTCAAGGCACCGATGACGACAAGGAAGACGACGACTTCGATGAGAAGAACGATAATGGTGATATGAGCAGGCGCAGTAAGCGCAGATTGGAACGGAGAGAAGAGAGGGATCGGCCTCTGCCACCGTTGCTCGCTCGAGTCGGCGGGAACATGGAAGTCCTTGGCTTCAACGCCCGGCAAAGAAAATCATTCCTCAATGCCATCATGCGCTATGGCATGCCTCCTCAAGACGCTTTCAATTCACAATGGCTGGTTCGCGATCTGCGTGGCAAAACAGAACGCAACTTCAAAGCCTACGTGTCGCTCTTCATGCGACACTTGTGTGAACCCGGTGCCGATAACTCGGAAACGTTCGCAGACGGAGTACCTCGTGAGGGTCTGTCCAGACAGCATGTCTTGACCCGTATCGGGGTTATGTCACTCATTAGAAAGAAAGTACAGGAGTTTGAGCACATCAATGGCTATTATAGCATGCCAGAGTTGATCAGGAAACCGTGCGAGCCTGTCAAACCTCCTGGAAGTGCTGCCACTTCGACTACAGGGGGAGCGTCAGGTGGCGGTGAGAGTGCAGCACCGAGCCCGGCGCCGTCCTCTGCGACTCCGACCACGAGTGCGGCTCCATCTCCTGCGCCGACGCCCACTCCGGCTCCGACAATGGTCCCCACAAGTCAACCGCCCACTCCTAGCGTACCTGCAGAAAAAGAAGACGGAAAGCTCGAATCTAAGGATAAGGAAAGTGAAGAGAGCAAAGAGAATTCGGAAGAAAAATCTGAAGTTCAAGAAACCAAAGAAAAATCACCTGAGTCTGAAGAAAAGGACGTTGTTGAAAATTCAGACGAAACTCCAGCAGAACAAGCAGTAGATGCTTCTAAAGAAAAGAGCGAAGAAGATGCCAACAAAGAAAGAAGAATGTCAGTAGAAGAAGAAGCGGCCGATAAAGAtgcaaacaaaattaaattggaGGCAACACCCGAAGCCGAAGCTGATGTTGTTGCGAGTGAAGATAAAGACGGCGAGAAGTCTGACGACAAGGAAAAGGCAACAGAACAAAAAGAAGATATTATTAAGGTTGCCGAAAAACCTGAAGAAAAGGATGCCGGAGTCGTTCTGGACAAAACCGATAAGGCTAAAGACGAGAAGAAAGAGGCTAGCGATGATGACGATGTTGTTATTGTAAAGGACGACGAAACCGATGTTAAAAAGGCCGACACGAAGACTGAGGAGGAAGAAGCTCttaaattagaaattaaaaagcgTAAATTTATGTTCAATATCGCTGACGGTGGTTTCACCGAATTGCACACGCTGTGGTTGAACGAGGAGAGGGCAGCCGCCCCTGGTCGGGAGTACGAAATCTGGCATCGTCGTCACGACTACTGGCTGCTTGCCGGCATTGTGACCCACGGCTACGGCCGCTGGCAAGACATCCAAAACGACATCAGATTCGCCATCATCAACGAACCGTTCAAGATGGACGTCGGAAAGGGCAACTTCCTCGAGATCAAGAACAAATTCCTCGCTAGGCGTTTTAAG cttTTGGAACAAGCTTTAGTAATAGAAGAACAATTGAGACGTGCTGCGTATTTGAATCTCACGCAAGATCCGAATCATCCAGCCATGTCGCTCAACGCTCGGTTCGCCGAAGTTGAATGCTTGGCCGAGTCGCACCAGCATCTCAGCAAGGAATCTCTCGCTGGAAACAAACCTGCCAATGCAGTATTGCACAAG GTTCTCAATCAGTTGGAAGAGCTGTTGTCCGATATGAAGTCGGACGTGTCTCGTCTACCAGCAACACTCGCACGCATTCCCCCTGTGGCTCAACGTCTCCAAATGTCTGAACGTTCCATCCTCAGCCGTCTCGCCGCTACCGCTGGAAATCCAGCTTCTGCCG CTCAACAAATGTCACAGTTCCCCAGCGGTTTCCAGACTGGAGCTCTGCCCGGTTTCTCGGCTGCCGCAGCTCCAGCCGCCACCTTCACTAATTTCCGACCACAGTATTCGGTGCCGGGACAGCCGGCCTCATCAAACAGTCAAAGT TAA